One Gardnerella vaginalis genomic window, GGTATCTTCCGTCTAGCGGAGTCAAAGCAATAGCAGGGCAAATATCAGTAAGCTTCATACTTTAAAGGTTACAGCATGGCATGAAACTACTAGGTGTTTTGGGTGGTTATTAGTTACTGGCTCATAGTTAATTGCTCATAATTCCTTGCCATAGTGTTGTTTCTTCTAATTCGTCACCTAGTGTTTTTCTAAAATGCTCTTCTTGCATTCGTATTTCTTTAGATCCAAGTTGATGAGCGTCTTCATAAGCTGCTTTATGATAATTCAAATCATGCGTGAGTGTTCCTTCTTCTGGTACATTTTTTACTAATATTCCATCTTTTTCAAAAAGTTTTTCATTTTTATAACTTTTAGTTCTGTATTGTTTATTGTTTTTCTTATTATTTTCTTTATTTTTGTTTTGTGATTTTATTCTATTTGCAACAAGTGAATTGTATATTGCATTATGAGCTGTTTCAGGGGCTATTGTGGCATTGTGGGCAATAGCGCTTTTCTTTGCAGTTCCATGTATTGTAACCCAATTATTTCTATTTGGATTAGATGCGCCATCTAATGTAGGAACTAGTTCGTCTTCCATTTCTATGCTTGTGACCCAAGTTTTATTTGGTATTGGATGGTTTGCTATTGGAGATCCAGCAGTTACGACGTGTTTTATGTTGTATTGTTTTGAGTAATCGCTAGCTATGCTTGCAGCTACAATTCCTCCTTGTGAATGTCCAATAAGAATAACTGAGTCTTTTGCTTTAATTCCGCTTTTCCTCATGGCTTCTATAACCATTCTTGTGCTGTCTGCATTTTGTCTTACGTTTTTAGAACTACTCATAACTTCTGCGTTTTGTGGCCATCCAAAAGGAGATTTTGGTTTGCCATCTGTTCCAGGTATTGTAACAAGCCAAGATATGCTACCGTCTTTTTTCTTAAAGCGTTGTATTGCTATTGTTGCTGCATCTGCGTTTATTTTAGGCGGTTTTACGCCAAGGTTTCCATTTGAAAGATCTGTTAGATTTCCAAGAGCTTGGCTAATATTACTTCCTCTGTAATGCAATATTTTTGAATATTCTCTGTGAGGTAATCTAATTTTTGTTACTTTAAGATTATTCCCTTGTTTTGCATCGTTGATTTTTGCGCTAAACAAGCTTAATGCACTTGCAAGCTTAGAAACTGGATTGTTTGAATGCTTATTTGAATTTCTTTCTTGAATACTAGAAATAAAATGCACAGGAATTCCCGTTACAGGGTTTATTAGAATATGTTTAGAAAATCCTCTAATAAAGCCTTGTTGAATTGATGCAGTTTCATGACTCCATTTAGAAAAGTTTTTCATACCGCTTTTTTGAGTCATATCTAAAAGTATGCTAAATCCTACGCTTGCAAAGAATGGTATTGCTGTAACAGGAAAGATACTTGTACCAATCGATACAAGATTATCTAAGTTTTCTCTATTTTTGTATTCTGCGTTAGCATATAGATTATTGGCTCTGATTATTAGAGAAGATAATTCATCAAGTTTATTCGATAACGATTCACATTGGCTTGATTTTATTCTGCATTCTGTAGGATCCAATATCGGTTGTAAAGAATCGTCATTAAAATATCCGTTAAAATTTTTGTTATTTTCAGAGAAAACAGACGATTTTTGGCTTTCAATCTGCATCGCAGCTTGCATCCAGCTTGTGCTTAACGAGTGGAAATCGTTGGATAGTTCTTGTAATCTTGCGGATTTTGTTTTGTATTCGCTAGCATCAGCTACGCTAATGGTTTTTCCACCTGTTATTGTTGATTTAACTCTCCAAGGCATTAAAATCACCTCCATAAGTTGATTTTTGAGTTAATAGAGCTAATTTCGCATGCTTTTTTGGCAACATTAAGCATTTCTTCATTGAACGCGTTTGCGGCTTTTCCATGCCAATCTTTAAGAGTATTTGAATGTGCTTCGCCAAGCACGCTGTTAGAGCATTGTTCTGTTCTTGCTATCAGCCAGTAGTAATTATTAAATGTATGCATACAAAGTATTACACACAATGTTTTTTAAATAGTCACGAAAAATCTTTTAATGTGGTTAAAGGTTCCAAAATGTTGAAATATAAGGGTTTATTCTATTAGATATTTTTTTATTACCTTTACCACGGCTTGTTACTTGAATCTTCTTGTTTAGAAGACTTTGTTTTTCCAGACTTATTATTTGAATCATTATTGCTGTAATCTTTTTCGGATTGGTTTATTTGATTCTGGTCTTGATCCTTTTGATTGTTTTGTTTTAATAAGTCTTCGACCTTCTTTTTTTGAGAATCGCTTAAACTAGAATTCCCAGATTTGTCTCGCAAATTATTTTTTTGGTTTCGGTCATTATAGTTAGATTGTGTATTAGAATCAGTATTCTTTTTATCTTCATCAATTTGTTTTTGTAAGAATCTAGTAAGTCTTTTAGATATTAGTGCGTTGTGCTCAATACTATTTTTTATATGAGGTAAAAGAATAGTGTATGGCGATTTTGCTTCGTTAAATTGATCATCAACTTGTTTTTGAGATACGAGCAATATTTCTCTATCTGCATCAACTTTTTTTGACGCTTTTATGTTATTTATTAGTGATTTTGTTGCAGAATTATACGTTGATTCTGCTTTAAGATTAGTAATAGACAAATAAGCTGATATAACGCATAAGGCTATAACAATAGAAGATAAAGTAACAAGAGAAAATCTTAGGAGCGACTTAGGTGTGATTCTGCTAATCATATAAGCTTCCTTGATTTTGTAATCCAGCATGATAATTCCCAAAGAATCAATATGCTTGCAAGAATAGCAAAAGGCCAAACGATTGGCTCAGGTCTAAGTCTCGGCTTAACAGTATTGTTCTGTCTCCATTGTTTAGAAAGAATATTTTTTGCTTCTAATCCAATAGAGTGATTTTTGCTAGAGTCAACATATTTTCCACTAATCTCATCAGCTATATTTTTAAGATTCTGCGGATCCATCTTAGATATTCCAGGTTTTCCTGTAGATGGGTCAATAATCCATTTACCAGATTGTTTTGTAGAAGAATCTGTAGAATTTATATCATCTAAATCATTTAACTTAGTGGTGGTATTTGGGATTTTCCCGCCATTTTTAGAACCTACGCCAATAACATAAGCATGATTCATGTATCCGCGTAGAGATGAGAATGTTCTACGCTTTCTAGAAGTTGTTTCTTCTCCATCGCTTATTAAATATAAAACTGTAACGTCTTGCGGATGAGCATCATGAATTGCCTTAGCTTCAAGAAGGGTCTTATCTAGTGGAGCATCCAAACTAGTTCCGTTTGAAACTCCAACAGGTTCAGTGTTGATAGTATCAACCCAATTTTCAATTGCATTAGAATCTGGCGTAAGTGGAACATCAACACTAGAAGACGCTCCAAATCTAATAGCAGTAAAACTTGCGTTTATGTAATTATTTGTAATTTGTTTTATTATTTGTTTTGCAGAATTAAACCTAGTGGTTGTGTTGTTGTTTAAATCCTTAGAATCATTAACATTCATAGAGCCGGTAACATCTAAAACAAATATAACATTTGTAGCATTAAGAGAGCGTTGCAATGTGCTTTTCATAACACAAGGGCATAATGCGCAAATAGCTAGAAGAACGCATATTAACACTCTTCGAACCCTCATATAAATTGTTTCGTCCGAACTAAAGTTTTTGCGATTAATTGGGAAAACTTCATATAACGCCAAAATGCCAAGAATCGCAATAGCAACTAGCGAAATCCAACTAAAAGATATTTTCATCGTTTTATCCTTCTCGCTGAAATAAGCCAGAGAGTTACAAAAATAACCGCAAATATTGTTGCAATACTAGGATCGTCGCTTAAAGCTGACTGTGTAGAGTCCTTTTGCATAATTGTGTGCTGCTGTTCAATTTTACGTACCAAAGCTAAAACAGAATCAGAATTATGCTGAGTTAAGAAAATGCCACCATTTTTTTCAATAAGTTCACGCATCTGATTAGTAGTGTTCTCATTTTCGCTTTGAGTAGATCCAGAATACAATCCATCGACTTGAATATTAGCTCGCTTTGTTAAATCTAAAGCTTGCTTAAGAGAGTAAACTGGTTTTCCAGAAACAACATTATCTGTAGCTAAAACAATAGATGCACTACGATTAAGACGATTATGAGGTTTTTGGGAGTTGCTAGAAGAACCATATACAACTCCAGGAATCATTGCAGCGCAACTAACAAGACCATCGCCAATTAAGGATGTTGCTTCTTTTCGATTTTGCGTGCCATCAAGCCAAGTGGAAATCTGCTGATATTGGCGCTGTTGCATATTGTCGATTTTGTCTTGTGTTTGAACTCCATCCAACAACTTAGAAGCGTACTGCAACTGTTTTTTAACAAGTGAATAATCATCTGTAAGAGGAAAAACAGTTCTAGAAGTTGAATTAAAAATACTCAAACCAATGCGCTCGCCTTGAAAATGCTCAACAAATTTCAAATAAGCGTTAATAACTTCCAGATCATACGGCAGAGTAGATCCAGAAACGTCTAAACATAGAACAATATCTCTAGAGCTTGATTGTTCGTTCGCATTTAAAACTCTTGAAGGTCTAGAGCTGAGAATTGTAGTGCATATAAGAGCTAGGACAAGCATTATAAAAGAGAATTTGCGAAGAATATTCCATAGTCTCCATTTTCTAGCACATAAACTTCCTTGCAAATCCTCGTCTAAAGTAAATGTTCTCAAAAAGCTTGATTCTAAAATGTTTTGTGAATTATACGAATGATTCTTTAAGCTGTGTCGTTTAACCTCACTAATCACTAATACAGTTATAAGAATTATTACGCTTGCTAAAACACCAAAAAATAGGACTACTGGCCATTTAAGTCGCATAGAGAAAATAGATGAAACTAGTGTTGAACAGTTATATATTTGGTAGTTACATAATGTTGAGAATGATAATGTGGAGAATGTCATCTTTTATTCTCCTTTGTTTTCCAACTTTCTAGCAGAATAAGAACCCATCTTGCACCTTGATCCACATCTGTATTTTTAGCTTGATTATTATATGTGCTATCTGCAAATTCAGGAGGATATAATGCTGCGATTGTTTGTCTTAAAAGATCTGCTCCATGAGTGTTTTTCCAAGATTTTCTAAGTGAACTAATTTCTCCAAGTGTATGCGATTTAATGTTTTCGCCACTCATTATGGAAACATATTGTCTAGCTATTTGCGCTAATTTTGCAAAAGCCTGATCTTTCTCAATTTTATTTTCATGATATTGACTTACCACTAAATCAATCTTTTTACGCCATTCTTGCTTATTGGCATTCATTGTATGGGCAGCATTTTTAACTTTTTGCTTAGAATCCACTTTAGTGTTTATTTTATAGATTGCAACATATAGAACTACGAAAGCAGCGCATGCGATTATTAGACTTAAGCCAATAAATGTAAATAGCATTGAATCATCGTTTAGAATTTTATTAACATCAAGAATACTCATCGACTTACCCCACTAGCTCAAGCGTAAATCTTTATTGCTTTTAGCGCCAGAAAACATACTCTGTAATGTAGCTTTCGATATAAATTTCGTCGAAGAATGGAATATTTGTTCACTAGAAGAACCGCGTATAAGCGACGACCCTGTATTATTTAGAATTTCGTGCAATGCGTTATTGACAAAAGCTCTATGTGTATTAACTTCTTTAGCGCAAGAATCATCTTTTAAGAATGCTGGGATCTCTCGCATTGTTGTACCGTCAATTATTGGCGTGAGTTTATATGAATTAAATGGATTAATTGGACATATTGTTACCACTATCAGTGAGTGGAGTCTTGAAATTTTTTGCAAATCATCAAAATGTTTTGACGAAATTGCATATTCATCCGTAATAATTACTATTAATCCGCGTGATTGATTAATTGAATTAGCAAAATTTATGATCGTATTTGTATCTCTAAGTTTTTTACGTGTTTTATATATATTTTTATCCAGATTACGTTCAAAATCAGGAAGATTCCTAGATGAAGGAATCTTTATAATATCGTTACCGTCAAATAAAACGCAGTTTAATGAATCATTACGTTTTAGACTTAAAGACGCAAAGAAACACGCTGAATTAGAAGCAGCCTCGTACAAATACTCGTTAAGTCCATTATAAGAACATGAAGCATTCATGTTCGCGCTAGAATCTACAAGAATCCAAGTCTTAGAAGAACAGTTTCTTTCTCTAGAAGAAACCATTGGTTCACCAAGTCTAGCGCTAGCTTTCCAGTTCATCATTCTAGCTTCATCACCAGGCTGCCATGAGTGAATGTCAACTAAATCACCATTTCCAAAATTATGATTGGACGGATGCTCTCCTTCAAAAATGCCCAACGATTTTTTGGCTACAGGTAAATTCAGACGATTATCTAATTCTTCAATCTTTCGCCTAATCTTTTTAGCAGAATTTGAAACTAATAAGCTTCTTTTAGTATCTTGTAGCACAAAATCAGATTTTGTAAAAGACTTGAATATTCTTGTAAAAAACGTATTTACAAAGATCATGGTGCAGGAACCGTTTTCACTATTGCGTCAATAATCTGATCACTTGTAATAGAATCAGCTAAAGCTTCAAAAGTAAGAAGAATCCTGTGTCTAAGAACATCATGAGCAAACTTTTTAACGTCTTCCGGTATTACGTAATCTCTTCCAGAAAGCAAAGCTTGAGCTTGACCAATGCGGATCAAAGCAATAGAAGCTCTAGGGCTTGCGCCCATTCTAACTAGAGAAGAAATAGTTTTAAGAGGGTGACTACCTTCTCCTCTAGAAGTTGCAACAATATCTACTGCATACTTCATAACTGCTTCCGAAACATGTACTCTGCGAGTTGCCGATCTTAAGAAAGTGACATCCTGAAGGCTAATCTTTTGATTATTTAAAGATTCTGGATTGAAAACGTCACTACCTCTATTGGTTAAAAGCTTCAGCATACTAACTTCTTCGTTGAAGGAAGGATACGACATAATTGCTTTAATCATAAAGCGATCCATTTGTGCTTCTGGAAGATTAAAAGTTCCTTCTTCTTCAATAGGGTTTTGTGTAGCGATAACCATAAAAGGCTGAGGAAGATTAATGCGTTCTCCACCAATAGTTGTGGCGCCTTCTGCCATTGCTTCAAGCATAGCGGATTGTGTTTTTGCGTTAGAACGATTAATTTCATCTAGAAGAATTACGTTAGCGTGAATAGGTCCAATTTGTGTTGTGAATCTTTGAGAAGCGAAGTCAAAAACTTGTGTTCCAACCAAATCTGCTGGCATTAAATCAGGAGTGCATTGCACTCTTTTGAAACTTCCAGACATTGCTGTAGCAAGAGTCTGAGCCGCTGTGGTTTTAGCCAATCCAGGAACGGACTCAATAAGAATATGTCCTCCAGCAGCAAGAGTTAAAATAAGTGATTCTCTGAGAGAATCCTGTCCAACAAGTGTTTGTGCAAACCTAGAACGAAGAATATCAGCGATCTGTTGAGCTCGTTTAATATCTTCATTAGAAACACCAGCAGATACTGGTTGATTTATAGAGTCAACAATTTGATTAGCTATTGTATTGCTGACCATTGTATTGTTAGGTGTAACTGCACGTGGTTGTGGAGGAAGATTAAATACGCCAGTATTAGCGTTATCGTTTTGTTTGCTTGGTTGTGGAGGGAATAATGCCATGCGTTTCATTCTAACTGATGTTTACTACTTTAGATGATTTTACTACTTTAAATAATCTTTACTATTCGCTAGGGAGAGTCCAATCTATTGGTGTTGATCCTAACGATATTAAAGCCTGGTTTGCTCTTGAAAATGGACGAGAACCAAAGAATCCTCTAGAGGCAGAAAGAGGACTTGGGTGAGGGGATTGAATAATGATTGCGTTTGTAAGAAGAGGAGCAAGACTTTGAGCATTTCTTCCCCACAAAATTGCAACCAGAGGAATATGCTTGCCGTTATTATCTACACGGTTATTCAATGCGGTAATAGCTGCATCGGTAATTTCTTCCCAGCCCTTTCCCTGATGACTATTAGGTCTACCTACTTCAACGCTAAGGCACCTGTTTAGTAGCATAACGCCTTTTTGAGTCCACGGTGTTAAGTCACCATTCTTTGGCATTGGTACATTTAAATCACTAACTAATTCTTTATAAATATTAATAAGACTTTTAGGTAATGGTTTAACGTTTGGAGCAACGCAGAAACTAAGTCCTACAGGATGACCTGGAGTAGGATATGGGTCTTGACCAACAATAAGAACCTTTATTTCTTTAAAAGGTATTGTAAAAGCTCTGAGAATATTGTGACTTTCTGGCAGGAATCGCCTCCCGTTAGATAGTTCATCTCTTAAAAAGTCTCCCATTTTGTGAACTTGTGGTTCTACTGGTTCAAGAGCGTCTGCCCAATCTGGGTCTATTAAATCGTGTAAAGACTTTCGCTGTTTAATCTCCATGGTTAATAACTTTAAAACATAAATGACAAATATGTGCAGCAAATAATAATAATTTTTTATATTTCCATTTATCTTATGTTTTGTGCGAGGCATTCGCTAGTATGTATTCCATACTGTTTTAATGATTTTTTGGAAGGGATACAATTATGGCGAACAATAGCCAGAACGTGTCATTCACGACTGATGATTTCGATAATCCACCAGAAGGTCCTGTTGGAGTACATCGTGGAAATCGCGCGTGGTATGCTGTATTGTTCCCATATGTTGTTGTGCTAGTTGTCGCTGTTGTGTTGGGTCTTCTGGCATGGGCGGTTATGTCTGGAGAAATCAACAATATTCGTATGCCTTGGAGTGCAAATAATTCAGCAATTTCCAAGTCTTCTAATGGCAATAAAAATGGCAAAATTGATGAGAGCAAGAGTAAATCTGACAAAGCTGATGGCGATGATTCAGACGAGGATAAGGATCCAGAAGAAACAGATAAGTCAGATAAAAAGCAAGATAAAGAAGATAAGAATTCTTCTAAAGACTCTAATGCTAACAATGACTCTTCGACAGCAGATATTAACAAGGCAGTTCAAGTAAAAGTTGTTAATGCAACTAAAATTCAGGGTCATGCAGCTCAAGAAGCTGAAAAGCTTAAGCAAGCTGGTTATGCAAATGTAGAAGCTGCAAATCCTAAAGGTAATGTTCCTTCGGATTCTGTTGTTTGGTACAAGGGAGATGAAAATCGTGCTGCTGCACAAGATGTTGCTAAAACTTTGGGTATTAGCAATGTTGAGGCAACTAGTGAAATAACTACCACAATAGTTGTTGTTTTGTGCAAGTAAATTACGATTTACTCATTTTGCAATAAATTTCAATAATAAATAATTTCTTAAATAGTCGAGTAGAAAGTTATCTAGAGTGGCTTTTTGCTTGGCTATTTTTGATTTTGCTTATAGATTTTTTCTATATATTTTTGAATATAGTTGGCACTCGGGCACTTAGAGTGCTAATCTTCATTTAGCACTCTAATGTTGCAGGTTTAATCAACAGCTGACGGTTGGTTAGATTTCGACGGTTTGAGTGAGTGTTCCATAGTTAAGTTATGTGGAGGAATAATGGCAAAGATTATTGCCTATGAAGAAGATGCCCGTCAGGGTATGCTTGCTGGTCTTGATAAGCTTGCAAATACAGTAAAGGTGACTCTTGGTCCAAAGGGTCGTAACGTTGTTCTTGATAAGTCTTACGGTGCACCAACTATCACAAATGATGGCGTTTCTATCGCTAAGGAAATCGATCTTGAAGATCCATACGAGCGTATTGGCGCCGAACTCGTTAAGGAAGTCGCAAAGAAGACTGATGACGTTGCAGGTGACGGTACTACAACTGCTACTGTTTTGGCACAGTCTTTGGTGCATGAAGGTTTGAAGAATGTTGTTGCAGGAAGCAACCCAATCGCTCTTCGCCGCGGCATCGAAAAGGCTGCTGAAGCAATCGTCAAGGAATTGCTTGCTTCTGCAAAGGATGTTGAGACCAAGGAACAGATTGCTGCTACTGCTACGATTTCTGCAGCTGATCCTGAAGTTGGCGAAAAGATTGCTGAAGCTTTGGATAAGGTCGGCCAGGATGGTGTTGTTACTGTTGAAGATAACAACAAGTTTGGTCTTGACTTGGACTTCACTGAAGGTATGCGCTTTGATAAGGGCTATATTTCCCCTTACTTCGTCACTAACGCAGAAGATCAGACTGCTGTTCTTGAAGACCCATACATTTTGCTCACTTCTGGCAAGGTTTCAAGCCAGCAAGATATCGTACACATCGCTGAACTCGTTATGAAGTCCGGCAAGCCATTGCTTATTATTGCTGAAGATGTTGATGGCGAAGCATTGCCAACACTTGTTTTGAACAAGATTCGTGGCACTTTCAATACTGTTGCTGTTAAGGCTCCAGGATTCGGCGATCGTCGTAAGGCTATGCTCCAGGATATGGCTATTTTGACCGGCGCACAGGTTGTTTCTGACGACCTCGGCTTGAAGCTTGATTCAATCGACGCTTCTGTTTTCGGCCATGCAGCTAAGGTGATTGTTTCTAAGGATGAAACAACTATCGTTTCCGGTGCTGGCTCTAAGGAAGATGTTGATGCTCGCGTTGCTCAGATTCGCGCTGAAATTGAGAACACTGATTCTGATTACGATCGCGAAAAGTTGCAAGAGCGTCTTGCTAAGCTCGCTGGCGGTGTTGCTGTTATTAAGGTTGGCGCTGCTACTGAAGTTGAAGCTAAGGAACGTAAGCATCGCATTGAAGATGCAGTTCGTAATGCTAAGGCTGCTATCGAGGAAGGTTTGCTTCCAGGCGGTGGCGTAGCTTTGGTTCAGGCTGCTGCAAAGATTGAAAAGACTCCTGAGATTACAGAGCTCAAGGGTGAGGAAGCTACAGGCGCTGCAATCGTGTTCCGCGCTGTAGAAGCTCCAATCAAGCAGATTGCTCAGAACTCTGGCGTTTCTGGAGATGTTGTACTTAACAAGGTACGCGAGCTTCCGGAAGGCGAAGGATTCAATGCTGCAACCAATACTTATGAAGATTTGTTGGCTGCAGGCGTGACGGATCCAGTAAAGGTAACTCGTTCTGCTCTACAGAATGCTGCTTCTATCGCTGGCTTGTTCTTAACTACAGAAGCTGTGGTTGCTAATAAGCCTGAGAAGCCAGCTGCTGCTCCTGCAGGCGGCGCAGAGATGGGCTACTAAATAAAAGTTAGACGTATTGCTTAGCTTTTAGCTAGTTGTTATATGTGAGCGGTGAGTTGTTTTAAAATACAAGTCATCGCTCACGTTTTTTATTTATTCTTCTGTTTAATTATTTTGTTTATCCCATTGCAAACAGAGATGTAGCTTGCGCTTCTGTATCCATGTAAATGTTAGAAGCATTTTGCATAGCGAGTTGAATGGATTGCAATGATTGTTCCATTTGTTGGTGTGCTGCACGCCATTGACCAGCTGTTGATGCAAATTGTGTAGCTGCAGGACCAGTCCATACGCTTTGCAATTGCTGAAGATTTGCGTACATTCCATTTGTGGCGTCTCGAATCGCATTAATCGAAGATGCAACTGCTGCAGCAGATTGCTGAATTTGTTCTGAATCAACTCTAAATTGTGTCATTTTTTCTCCTCATTTAGTGTGGTTAATAATTTTCTTATAGTTATTCATTTAGTTTTTGCCGTGCAAACTTATCTTTTGTATAAATTAATTTGTATAAATCAAATTTATAAATTTTTAATTTTTGTTTTGCATAAATCGCTTTATTTTGCGCTTGTTTCTTGTAATCTAAAAACACGGTATTATGAATATATGCCGTCTAGAAAGTTTGTAAAAGATTTTTTTATCAATGTGGTTAAAGGCTTATCTGCTTTTGTAATTATTGTGTTTTTTAGCGAAAGTGTTTTGTTTCCAACAACAGCTTTTGCTAATGATGGATTATCAAAAGCTGATTCTCAGAATAAAAGCACTAAAAATTTGGGTATTGTTGCAACGGATTCTATTACGGATACAGAAAATCTTCTTGGAGATTCTGTTACAAAAGTTTCAGATATGATTTCGACAACCAAAAAACAAACAGGCGTATCGGTTAAATTACTTTATTTATCCAATTTTACTGGAAATAAAAATCCGTCAAAATGGGCTAGTGATTTACTTACAAGCACTAATCCAGATCGTAATACTGTTCTTCTTGCTGTTGCTACTCATGATGGAAAGCTTGTAGTGGCAGTTTCATCTAATTCTGATGAATGGCTTAAAAGAAAAACAACCGTGGATTTGCTTTCTGATGCGGCGTATCGTCCTCTTATTAGTTCTCAAGGTGCTGATTGGTCTCAATCTGCAATCATGCTCATGAAGCAGATTGTTCGGTCTAAGAAAACTTCTGTAACTTCCAGAACAAGTGTAGTTTCAACGATTGTTATGGTTGTTATTGTTGTTGCTTTGTTTGTTCTTGTGGCACTTATTCTGTGGAGAAGAAACTATATTCTAAAACAAGTATCACTAGGGTTGAGAAGAGCTAAAAGACGCCATGCAGCGCGTAAATAAATCGATTTTTTTCAGGAAACACTCAGGAAACATTCAGTTTTATAAGTGATGCTAATCAGTATGGGTAAGAATGTAGAAGCATCTATTGTTGTGGTCGATGACGAACCTTCAATTCGTGAGCTTTTGGTAGCATCGCTACACTTTGCAGGATTTGATGTAGAAACAGCAGCTTCTGGTTCAGAAGCTATTGATGTTATTGAGCGTGTAAATCCAGATCTTATTGTTATGGACGTTATGCTCCCAGATATAGACGGATTTACGGTTACAAGGCGAATTCGACAGAATGGTGTTGCTGTTCCTGTGTTGTTCCTTACTGCTAGAGACGACACTCAGGATAAGATTATGGGTCTTACTGTTGGTGGCGACGATTATGTTACAAAGCCTTTTAGTCTAGAAGAAGTGGTTGCGAGAATTCGTGCAATATTGCGTAGAACTCAAGATCCAGATGAAGATACGCCTGTTGTGCGCGTTGCTGATTTGGAAATTAATGAGGATTCGCATGATGTCTCCAGATCTGGTGTTCCAATTGAATTAAGTCCTACGGAGTATAAGTTACTTCATTATTTGATGGACAATGAAGGAAGAGTATTGTCTAAGAGTCAGATTCTCAATCATGTTTGGCAATATGATTGGGGTGGAGACGCAGCAATTGTAGAATCCTATATTTCTTATCTTCGTAAAAAGATTGATGGTATTGAAATTAAAAATGAGGATGGAAGCTTAAAGAAGGTTGTTCCTCTTATTGAAACGAAGCGTGGTATTGGCTATATGATTCGCGTTCCGAAAGCAGGTCAAGCCTGATTATGCGTGAGAGCAAATCTGTGGATGGTTCGCTTTACAATAATGGTTCCAAAACATCTGGTTCTGATAACAGCGGATTAAATCAGTCCGAAGTTAGTGCTGATCGAAATGTTAAAGCCGAATTAGTGACTTATTCTGGTGATAATCCTAAAAAAACCAAGAATAAATCTAAGTCCAAATGGTTGCGGAGGCATATTGATGCTATACCGTTGAGTACTCGTTTGGTGGCGTGTACGTTAGTTGTTCTTACAATTGCTGCATTTTGTATTTCTCTTTCTATTAGGCAATTAGTTGGCAGTTATCTGTTGGATAAAACCGATGCTCAGCTTACAGATCAGGCTCAGCTTATTTACGACAATATAGATTTGCTTCGTAGTAAGGATTCTGGAGAACAAGCTGCAGGTCCTAATGATTATTTCTTGCAGATTAGAGACACTAATAACAATATTATTACTACACCTTTGATTCCAAAACTTAAAGGTGATGTTGTTTCTATGCCGACTCTTCCAGAAGATGGCGAAATTAATAATGTTGTTGTAAGACGTAGGCCTTTTACTGCTCCAGCGCGAGTACATGGAGATGTAAAAAGCATTGATGAAACAACTGCAAAAGCTGCG contains:
- a CDS encoding DUF58 domain-containing protein — its product is MIFVNTFFTRIFKSFTKSDFVLQDTKRSLLVSNSAKKIRRKIEELDNRLNLPVAKKSLGIFEGEHPSNHNFGNGDLVDIHSWQPGDEARMMNWKASARLGEPMVSSRERNCSSKTWILVDSSANMNASCSYNGLNEYLYEAASNSACFFASLSLKRNDSLNCVLFDGNDIIKIPSSRNLPDFERNLDKNIYKTRKKLRDTNTIINFANSINQSRGLIVIITDEYAISSKHFDDLQKISRLHSLIVVTICPINPFNSYKLTPIIDGTTMREIPAFLKDDSCAKEVNTHRAFVNNALHEILNNTGSSLIRGSSSEQIFHSSTKFISKATLQSMFSGAKSNKDLRLS
- a CDS encoding alpha/beta hydrolase; this encodes MPWRVKSTITGGKTISVADASEYKTKSARLQELSNDFHSLSTSWMQAAMQIESQKSSVFSENNKNFNGYFNDDSLQPILDPTECRIKSSQCESLSNKLDELSSLIIRANNLYANAEYKNRENLDNLVSIGTSIFPVTAIPFFASVGFSILLDMTQKSGMKNFSKWSHETASIQQGFIRGFSKHILINPVTGIPVHFISSIQERNSNKHSNNPVSKLASALSLFSAKINDAKQGNNLKVTKIRLPHREYSKILHYRGSNISQALGNLTDLSNGNLGVKPPKINADAATIAIQRFKKKDGSISWLVTIPGTDGKPKSPFGWPQNAEVMSSSKNVRQNADSTRMVIEAMRKSGIKAKDSVILIGHSQGGIVAASIASDYSKQYNIKHVVTAGSPIANHPIPNKTWVTSIEMEDELVPTLDGASNPNRNNWVTIHGTAKKSAIAHNATIAPETAHNAIYNSLVANRIKSQNKNKENNKKNNKQYRTKSYKNEKLFEKDGILVKNVPEEGTLTHDLNYHKAAYEDAHQLGSKEIRMQEEHFRKTLGDELEETTLWQGIMSN
- a CDS encoding vWA domain-containing protein — its product is MKISFSWISLVAIAILGILALYEVFPINRKNFSSDETIYMRVRRVLICVLLAICALCPCVMKSTLQRSLNATNVIFVLDVTGSMNVNDSKDLNNNTTTRFNSAKQIIKQITNNYINASFTAIRFGASSSVDVPLTPDSNAIENWVDTINTEPVGVSNGTSLDAPLDKTLLEAKAIHDAHPQDVTVLYLISDGEETTSRKRRTFSSLRGYMNHAYVIGVGSKNGGKIPNTTTKLNDLDDINSTDSSTKQSGKWIIDPSTGKPGISKMDPQNLKNIADEISGKYVDSSKNHSIGLEAKNILSKQWRQNNTVKPRLRPEPIVWPFAILASILILWELSCWITKSRKLI
- a CDS encoding DUF6466 family protein: MISRITPKSLLRFSLVTLSSIVIALCVISAYLSITNLKAESTYNSATKSLINNIKASKKVDADREILLVSQKQVDDQFNEAKSPYTILLPHIKNSIEHNALISKRLTRFLQKQIDEDKKNTDSNTQSNYNDRNQKNNLRDKSGNSSLSDSQKKKVEDLLKQNNQKDQDQNQINQSEKDYSNNDSNNKSGKTKSSKQEDSSNKPW
- a CDS encoding VWA domain-containing protein, whose protein sequence is MTFSTLSFSTLCNYQIYNCSTLVSSIFSMRLKWPVVLFFGVLASVIILITVLVISEVKRHSLKNHSYNSQNILESSFLRTFTLDEDLQGSLCARKWRLWNILRKFSFIMLVLALICTTILSSRPSRVLNANEQSSSRDIVLCLDVSGSTLPYDLEVINAYLKFVEHFQGERIGLSIFNSTSRTVFPLTDDYSLVKKQLQYASKLLDGVQTQDKIDNMQQRQYQQISTWLDGTQNRKEATSLIGDGLVSCAAMIPGVVYGSSSNSQKPHNRLNRSASIVLATDNVVSGKPVYSLKQALDLTKRANIQVDGLYSGSTQSENENTTNQMRELIEKNGGIFLTQHNSDSVLALVRKIEQQHTIMQKDSTQSALSDDPSIATIFAVIFVTLWLISARRIKR